AGTTTGCTAACccacagaaaaggaaaaagaagaagtctATAGgagagaaagaaatgaaattgacCTATAGAAGTTCTCTAGTTTTTCCAATGTTTTTGTaacttaaacttattttaattaataaagaagtcaatttattttttttctacttatttttatctcttaaaaaGTTTTTATAGGAAACCTTGTCCAATCAATGGAGAGTAGTGGTTTGAAAGCTCCTTTTATCCTAGAAGACTACCTTCACATTTATAATGGAATCATAACTTCTGTGTCAATCTTTATCATCCGTTTAATATTTTACCTGGTAAAACCAAGTCTGTTACATAGTTTGATGCTTGCTTCTTTTTGAATTGTGAATGATTGCAGTGCTTTGGATGGAGTGGTCAACTTGTGGGAAGTTCATTCATCACAGTATGTCTTGGTTTTTCTTTTGAgcctttttgttttaaaattgtcCTTGTACTGTTATAGCTACATAGATGTTTGACTATCAGAAATCAAACAATCTATTTCAGAAGACCATACAGATAAATTTAATAGGCATCTCATGAACGTGTTCCATAGAGATGTGGTCAGTGCGTCCTTCATCAAATAGTGTTGGAGAGCAAAAGACTTATTAAAACTTGTTCTTCTGTATGAAGTTGTGttggaattttaaaatattctacttatatgatatagaaaaatgatatgTTTCACAATTTTATCTCTCACATCATGATTTTGTAGATCAGTAGCTTGTCTTCTTAAAAGTACAAATTGTATATCCCCACAGCAGAGATGGCCGGAAGACATAGTTTGGCACCCAGACGGAAACAGCTTGCTTTCGGTATATAGTGCTGATGGTCGAGACTCTCAAATATCAGTTACGGACTTCAGTGCTGATGGGGTGAGATACAAACTTTGACCCCAATAAATTGGTTTAGAATGTTGTTTTCCTTTAGAGATTGATGTTATGCAAAACATGGATGTATGTAATTTGACAGAGAGCAAACCATGTAAGTTTCTTAGAGGACAAACCTCACGTGACGGGTGTCATAAATAGCATTGCTTTTCTGCCTCGGGAGAATACCAGTTTTGTAACTGGAGGAACTGACCATGCTGTCGTATTGTGGCGTGAGAATGACCAGAACAAATGGAAGCCAGAGACATTACACAGGAATCTTCATTCTTCAGCCGTCATGGGAGTATCTGGTATGCAGCAGAGGTCAGTTGTGTTGTCTGTTGGCAAAGACAAGAGAATCTTGGGGTACGATGTTTGTGTCGGAAGAAAAGATTTCACGCAGCAAGTTGATAGTAAATGTTTGAGTGTTCTGCCAAATCCCCGTGACTTTAATCTATTCATGGTTCAAACTGGGTAAGTTTCATTTGTCTTTGGAATCAACTTTGACATTTCAGTTATACCGACATCCTAAAATTGATGGATGATTTTAGGACTCCTGAGAGACAGCTTCGATTATTTGACATCAGATCAAAAAGGTCAGAAGTTCATGGGTTTGGATGGAAGCAAGAAAGCAGCGAGTCTCAGTCAGCTCTGATAAATCAAGCTTGGTCCCCAAATGGAGTTTACATAACATCTGGTTCAGCCGATCCCATGATTCACATATTTGACATTAGATATAATGGTCACAAACCTTCCCAATCTATAGAAGCTCATCAGAAACGAGTCTTCAGAGCCATGTGGCTTCGCTCTCTTCCCTTACTCGTTTCCATATCATCTGATCTCAACATTGGGTTACACAAAATTGTCTAGAACACgtcaaaaaataaatcataatgtTTGATCTTCTTCGTCAAACCATaatgcttcttcttcttccatgttTGTACAAATTATGTTATTACATTATATTACGTGTTAAGCACGACTTCTAGCCGTTTGGCAGGAATGAAATTACTCATATCGACGAAAGAAGTATAtggtttataaatatattaacaagTTAAGCACCATTTTTCAAGTatggtaaaataataaatcacatactataaaatttattataactacTTTAAAAGTCATtgttgataaataaatatttttagagatagaatttaaatttagataatgatatttagacaacatttgaacattaattagGTGTCAATAcgtgattggtcgtaaattactccataatcaatcacaataattataaacactGTTATGTAGTAATTTACGActaatcacagattaacacgtaatcaatgttcaattgtctaaatatcattatcctttaaattttaatactttatttaaagatataatagacaataaaaaaatataagagaaagaaaaaaaaatagtacaagGTGATGTGTGTTTGATTATCATTAAtgattttactttaatattatttttattattgttataataatatatgtaaatattaataacatgtgttattattaaattattattaacactGATTAATTATATAACGTAAATATAtgtcaatataaataaaatgattattgtaGAATTATTGTTTTTACGTAAAATctgaatatttagaaaatatagaGATACtacataaatatgaataaaatatttatgataaaattaattgtatttttatataattgacttttcattttttatatttatggatAATGGTTTTTtcgtgtttatttttatttgttaatgtgGTTTTCACGCCTTGAAATTAGTCAAGGGCTAAAACACTTTTGAGTAAGATCTATTATTAAGTTTTGCATTATTGCTACTACTCTGATGGAAAGTGTGTTTAACTTACGCATTGTACTCGCGGAGCTATATTCCTTAAAGTGACATGACTTTGATTTTACACTAATGCTAAACTAAACTCgcaattaataaatatttatggtaATCATAAAAACTATGTATTTTTACTcgttatatgataaaaaaataagaaaactaaaGAATAAACAAGAATAAgctagaaatatatattttaaaaaacattaatttattgatgcaataaaaaataagaggtaaaaaaaaaagacacaaaTAATACAataggttttattattttaacgaTTTAGACCATTCTTaaacattctattttattttttattttcaccaaagccGTTAAAAAATTGAGTGACTCTCCCTACACCTTATTGACTTCAACCTGtacctcctttttcttttataattccAACTCTAACCCTATCCTCTAACCCTATCCTCtacctcctttttcttttataatttcaacTCTAATCCTATCctctatctctttctctttccacTCTCTTTTTGTCGCATTTCATCTCTTAAATTCTacactctctttctttttttctttactagCATTTCTCTCATGTTTGTTTCTTGGATCGACATTCATAATGTTAAGGCGAGGTTGTAGCACTGGGTAGCGGCAAAGATCGAGTATATAGGTGGCGTGCAGGGAAGCCACATTTGAAACTGTGGTTCGTCTTCTCCGCACGTAGAATTGCAGTTCGACTTCTCTACACTTGGAATTACGGTTCATATCCTCTTCACTTGGAGCTGCGGTCTGACTTCTCCTCCGCACATAGAGCTGCGGATAGTTAGAATTGGGGTTTAgattttctattgtttttttttttttactttgttatatttaattaaatttttatttgatttgttatAAGTTTAGAATTTGTATGTgtaatttaatactttttatatttatttttaatattaaatttgtttaaaaatatatatgtatgaaatattattttagcatattaaatttaatttttttaacaaaagatGAGGTGCATGGTGATTAAAATACAGAGTCAAA
This genomic stretch from Vigna radiata var. radiata cultivar VC1973A chromosome 7, Vradiata_ver6, whole genome shotgun sequence harbors:
- the LOC106766670 gene encoding U5 small nuclear ribonucleoprotein 40 kDa protein yields the protein MGLHPSPTEHHQNGVVSSRQEHEEALLALIEHRTREVKRLRNYISYYKSQLEEAEKSLLESKSKLARLRGLTGASSSHVDTQQVKIERESKIGSFHKSDGSSKNHLQSKLRLARVGSKFSHSVPLPPSPSVAWSTVKSDKTRRISHEQENIEVQGRGSKRKFFEQKETTEEVIPLICKSSSPESVLYQASNHFSSQHKRRVRCIAVCPVNDHHFVTSALDGVVNLWEVHSSQSVACLLKSTNCISPQQRWPEDIVWHPDGNSLLSVYSADGRDSQISVTDFSADGRANHVSFLEDKPHVTGVINSIAFLPRENTSFVTGGTDHAVVLWRENDQNKWKPETLHRNLHSSAVMGVSGMQQRSVVLSVGKDKRILGYDVCVGRKDFTQQVDSKCLSVLPNPRDFNLFMVQTGTPERQLRLFDIRSKRSEVHGFGWKQESSESQSALINQAWSPNGVYITSGSADPMIHIFDIRYNGHKPSQSIEAHQKRVFRAMWLRSLPLLVSISSDLNIGLHKIV